One genomic segment of Oncorhynchus mykiss isolate Arlee chromosome 10, USDA_OmykA_1.1, whole genome shotgun sequence includes these proteins:
- the rpain gene encoding RPA-interacting protein isoform X1 yields the protein MDALHRHRSLHKGTTPPWKETYRKRCVDRLKNSRSRLLEKYRQMGDGQHCSAKGSVFVQEVMEEEWNALQSANRGLPSLWRNDGLEEMYSVMKEYDELAVFEEIQQELMSQELSIIEEYEKSMRFEEQYLNSVVEGLEGERQIICPVCHSHNLTVNSHCTSCPCGLYINTRQSNVTLESLQCLLERRVTEHMEDCLQNPVFSMAPNADSSPNLMMSCKACDYLSIVL from the exons ATGGATGCGTTACACAGACATCGTTCTCTTCACAAGGGGACGACTCCACCATGGAAggaaacctacaggaag CGTTGCGTGGACAGGTTGAAGAACAGCCGATCCAGGTTACTGGAGAAGTACCGTCAGATGGGAGATGGTCAACACTGCAGCGCCAAGGGCTCTGTTTTCGTCCAGGAGGTGATGGAGGAAGAGTGGAACGCGCTTCAGTCAGCCAACAGAGGGCTGCCCTCCCTGTGGCGTAACGACGGACTGGAAGAG ATGTACAGCGTCATGAAGGAGTATGATGAACTGGCAGTGTTTGAAGAAATCCAACAGGAACTTATGTCACAAG AGCTCTCCATCATTGAGGAATATGAGAAGAGCATGCGGTTTGAGGAGCAGTATTTGAATTCAGTTGTGGAAGGGCTGGAAGGGGAAAGGCAAATCATTTGTCCCGTATGTCATTC GCACAACCTGACTGTGAACAGCCATTGTACCTCCTGTCCCTGTGGGCTTTACATCAACACACGG CAAAGCAACGTGACCCTAGAGTCTCTGCAGTGTTTGTTGGAGAGGAGGGTAACGGAACACATGGAGGATTGTCTTCAGAACCCGGTCTTCTCCATGGCCCCCAATGCAGATAGCTCCCCTAACCTCATGATGAGCTGCAAG
- the rpain gene encoding RPA-interacting protein isoform X2 → MDALHRHRSLHKGTTPPWKETYRKRCVDRLKNSRSRLLEKYRQMGDGQHCSAKGSVFVQEVMEEEWNALQSANRGLPSLWRNDGLEEMYSVMKEYDELAVFEEIQQELMSQELSIIEEYEKSMRFEEQYLNSVVEGLEGERQIICPAQPDCEQPLYLLSLWALHQHTAKQRDPRVSAVFVGEEGNGTHGGLSSEPGLLHGPQCR, encoded by the exons ATGGATGCGTTACACAGACATCGTTCTCTTCACAAGGGGACGACTCCACCATGGAAggaaacctacaggaag CGTTGCGTGGACAGGTTGAAGAACAGCCGATCCAGGTTACTGGAGAAGTACCGTCAGATGGGAGATGGTCAACACTGCAGCGCCAAGGGCTCTGTTTTCGTCCAGGAGGTGATGGAGGAAGAGTGGAACGCGCTTCAGTCAGCCAACAGAGGGCTGCCCTCCCTGTGGCGTAACGACGGACTGGAAGAG ATGTACAGCGTCATGAAGGAGTATGATGAACTGGCAGTGTTTGAAGAAATCCAACAGGAACTTATGTCACAAG AGCTCTCCATCATTGAGGAATATGAGAAGAGCATGCGGTTTGAGGAGCAGTATTTGAATTCAGTTGTGGAAGGGCTGGAAGGGGAAAGGCAAATCATTTGTCCC GCACAACCTGACTGTGAACAGCCATTGTACCTCCTGTCCCTGTGGGCTTTACATCAACACACGG CAAAGCAACGTGACCCTAGAGTCTCTGCAGTGTTTGTTGGAGAGGAGGGTAACGGAACACATGGAGGATTGTCTTCAGAACCCGGTCTTCTCCATGGCCCCCAATGCAGATAG